One region of Limnospira fusiformis SAG 85.79 genomic DNA includes:
- the hoxE gene encoding bidirectional hydrogenase complex protein HoxE, which produces MPSPTETAPKSAKSKAASNHPSGDKRFKVLDITMKRSQYSQDALIEVLHKAQEAFGYLEEDVLIYVARQLKLPLSQVYGVATFYHLFSLKPSGAHTCVVCLGTACYVKGSGEVLAALEEKTGIKSGETTPDGQISIVTARCIGACGIAPAAVFDGKVAGQQTPEMAVARLEQWQGSAD; this is translated from the coding sequence ATGCCATCTCCCACAGAAACCGCCCCCAAATCTGCCAAAAGCAAAGCAGCGTCAAACCATCCCAGTGGCGATAAACGTTTCAAGGTACTGGATATAACCATGAAACGCAGCCAATATAGTCAGGATGCCTTAATCGAAGTGCTGCACAAAGCCCAGGAAGCATTTGGCTACTTAGAAGAAGACGTATTAATATACGTTGCGCGACAACTGAAACTTCCCCTGAGCCAAGTTTACGGAGTCGCCACCTTCTATCATCTATTTTCCCTAAAACCCAGTGGCGCTCATACCTGCGTCGTCTGTTTAGGAACCGCCTGCTATGTTAAAGGCAGTGGAGAAGTCCTAGCAGCCTTAGAAGAGAAAACCGGAATCAAATCCGGGGAAACCACCCCCGACGGCCAGATATCTATTGTCACCGCCCGCTGTATCGGAGCCTGTGGTATTGCTCCGGCCGCAGTCTTTGATGGGAAAGTCGCAGGTCAGCAAACCCCAGAAATGGCCGTAGCACGACTGGAACAGTGGCAGGGTTCAGCCGACTAA
- the nifJ gene encoding pyruvate:ferredoxin (flavodoxin) oxidoreductase has translation MNTRQYATLDGNEAVARVAFRLNEVIAIYPITPSSPMGEWADAWTSEGQPNIWGTVPAVVEMQSEGGAAGAVHGSLQGGSLTTTFTASQGLLLMIPNLYKIAGELTCAVLHVAARSIAAQALSIFGDHSDVMAVRATGCGLLCSASVQEAHDLALVAQASTLKSRVPFIHFFDGFRTSHEVQKIELLEESDLRAMIDDEDVYAHRARGLTPDRPALRGTAQNPDVYFQARESVNPFYNVCPEIVQKAMDKFGELTGRHYKLFEYHGAPDADRIIILMGSGCETVHETVDYLTAQGEKVGVLKVRLYRPWDANAFIGAVPKTAKAIAVLDRTKEPGSSGEPLYLDVVTAISESWEGPALKIVGGRYGLSSKEFNPAMVKAVFDNLQLDKPKNHFTIGINDDLSHTSLPFDPEFSTEPDNVIRAMFYGLGSDGTVGANKNSIKIIGDETNNYAQGYFVYDSKKSGAVTVSHLRFGPNLIRSPYLIEKSNFIGCHQWNFLEKLNVVDAATNGATFLLNSPYGPDEVWNYLPIEIQEQIVRKNLKLYVIDANKVARDSGMGSRINTVMQVCFFALAGVLPKDEAIAKIKKAIEKTYGKKGSAIVRMNLQAVDNTLDNLFEVNIGEANSQVRIAPPVPANAPDFVREVEGMMLARKGDQLSVSQLPCDGTYPTGTSKWEKRNVAQEIPVWDADVCVQCGKCIMVCPHAVIRGKAYDESALNGAPETFKTTAVRDKAFEGQKFTIQVSPEDCTGCGVCVDVCPAKNKSMPSKKAINMESQPPIRATERENWEFFLNLPNPDRRNLRSDMIKQQQWQEPLFEFSGACAGCGETPYIKLATQLFGDRMVVANATGCSSIYGGNLPTTPWAQNAEGRGPSWSNSLFEDNAEFGLGFRLSIDKHTAFACELLQKLGGLVGDELVAKIINNPQKSEADIWEQRELVAQVKQKLQGSDDTNAKQLLSLADYLVKKSVWILGGDGWAYDIGYGGLDHVIASGRNVNILVMDTEVYSNTGGQSSKATPRGAVAKFAAGGKPSPKKDLGLIAMTYGNVYVASVAMGARDEHTLKVFLEAEAYDGPSLIIAYSHCIAHGINMTTAMSHQKAIVESGRWLLYRYHPDLKAEGKNPLLLDSRSPKKSVEQSMYAENRFKMLTKTKPVDAKRLLKEAQKDVDTRWQMYEYLAARPLDQEGNQPNTDTSGDK, from the coding sequence ATGAATACCAGACAGTATGCCACCCTAGACGGGAACGAAGCGGTAGCCCGCGTGGCTTTTCGTCTCAATGAAGTTATTGCCATTTATCCCATCACTCCATCATCACCCATGGGAGAATGGGCGGATGCTTGGACATCGGAAGGACAACCCAACATTTGGGGAACGGTTCCCGCAGTAGTAGAAATGCAAAGCGAAGGAGGCGCGGCGGGGGCTGTTCATGGTTCCCTACAGGGAGGGTCATTAACCACGACATTTACAGCATCCCAGGGATTATTATTAATGATTCCGAACCTGTACAAAATCGCCGGGGAACTAACCTGTGCGGTCCTCCATGTCGCCGCCAGGTCCATCGCCGCCCAAGCCTTGTCTATTTTTGGCGATCACAGTGACGTAATGGCAGTGCGGGCTACTGGTTGCGGATTATTATGTTCAGCCTCAGTCCAGGAAGCCCATGATTTAGCCCTAGTCGCCCAAGCAAGTACCCTAAAATCAAGGGTTCCATTTATCCACTTTTTTGATGGGTTCCGCACGTCCCACGAAGTGCAGAAAATCGAACTCTTGGAAGAGAGTGATCTGCGGGCGATGATAGATGATGAGGACGTTTATGCACACCGCGCCCGGGGACTAACACCCGATCGCCCTGCTTTACGAGGAACCGCCCAAAACCCCGATGTTTACTTCCAAGCGAGGGAAAGCGTTAACCCCTTCTATAACGTCTGTCCAGAAATTGTGCAAAAAGCCATGGACAAATTCGGGGAACTGACGGGACGGCACTATAAACTATTTGAATATCATGGCGCACCAGATGCCGATCGCATCATTATATTAATGGGTTCCGGCTGTGAAACCGTCCACGAAACCGTAGATTATCTGACCGCACAGGGAGAAAAAGTCGGAGTGCTAAAAGTCCGTCTGTATCGACCCTGGGATGCTAACGCCTTTATTGGCGCTGTACCAAAAACGGCAAAAGCGATCGCAGTTTTAGACCGCACCAAAGAACCCGGCTCAAGTGGCGAACCCCTATATTTAGATGTCGTCACCGCCATTAGTGAAAGCTGGGAAGGACCCGCCCTCAAAATCGTAGGTGGTCGTTATGGGTTATCCTCCAAAGAATTTAACCCGGCTATGGTAAAAGCCGTTTTTGATAACCTCCAACTCGACAAACCCAAAAATCACTTTACCATCGGTATTAACGACGACCTCAGCCACACCTCCCTACCCTTTGACCCGGAATTTTCCACCGAACCGGATAACGTCATCCGCGCCATGTTCTATGGTCTAGGGTCTGATGGTACTGTAGGGGCTAACAAAAACTCGATTAAAATTATCGGGGACGAAACCAATAACTACGCCCAGGGTTACTTCGTCTACGACTCGAAAAAATCCGGCGCTGTCACCGTATCTCACCTGCGTTTCGGTCCTAACTTAATCCGCTCCCCCTATTTAATCGAAAAATCCAACTTTATCGGCTGTCACCAGTGGAATTTCCTAGAAAAACTCAATGTAGTTGATGCAGCCACCAATGGGGCGACCTTCCTGCTGAATAGCCCCTACGGACCTGATGAAGTATGGAATTACCTACCCATTGAAATTCAAGAGCAAATTGTCCGCAAAAACCTCAAACTATATGTCATCGATGCTAATAAAGTAGCCCGTGACAGTGGAATGGGTAGCCGTATCAATACGGTGATGCAGGTCTGTTTCTTCGCTTTGGCGGGAGTTCTACCCAAGGATGAGGCGATCGCCAAAATTAAAAAAGCGATCGAAAAAACATACGGTAAAAAAGGTTCAGCCATTGTCCGCATGAACCTCCAAGCCGTAGACAATACCCTCGACAACCTCTTTGAGGTCAATATCGGCGAAGCCAATAGCCAGGTACGCATAGCGCCACCAGTCCCCGCTAACGCCCCTGATTTTGTCCGGGAAGTGGAAGGGATGATGTTAGCGCGTAAAGGCGACCAACTCTCCGTCAGCCAACTACCCTGTGACGGAACCTATCCCACAGGTACATCAAAATGGGAGAAACGCAACGTCGCCCAAGAAATCCCCGTTTGGGATGCTGATGTCTGTGTGCAGTGTGGTAAATGTATCATGGTCTGTCCCCATGCGGTAATTCGTGGTAAAGCCTACGATGAAAGCGCCCTCAATGGTGCGCCGGAAACCTTTAAAACTACTGCTGTCCGCGATAAAGCCTTTGAAGGGCAAAAATTCACCATCCAAGTATCTCCAGAAGACTGTACTGGTTGCGGTGTCTGTGTTGATGTCTGTCCGGCGAAAAATAAATCCATGCCTTCCAAAAAGGCGATTAACATGGAGTCTCAGCCACCCATACGAGCCACGGAACGGGAAAACTGGGAATTTTTCCTCAACTTGCCTAACCCCGATCGCCGTAATTTGCGATCGGATATGATTAAACAACAACAATGGCAAGAACCCCTGTTTGAGTTCTCTGGTGCTTGTGCGGGTTGTGGCGAAACTCCCTATATCAAGTTAGCAACCCAACTATTTGGCGATCGTATGGTTGTCGCTAACGCCACTGGCTGTTCTTCTATCTATGGCGGTAACTTACCCACCACACCCTGGGCGCAAAATGCCGAAGGTCGCGGCCCTAGTTGGTCTAATAGCCTATTTGAAGATAACGCCGAATTTGGTCTAGGCTTCCGTCTGTCCATTGATAAACATACCGCTTTCGCCTGTGAATTGTTGCAGAAGTTAGGCGGTCTTGTTGGCGATGAACTGGTAGCCAAAATTATCAATAACCCCCAAAAATCCGAGGCTGATATTTGGGAACAACGGGAACTCGTCGCCCAGGTTAAGCAAAAATTGCAAGGGTCTGATGATACCAACGCCAAACAGTTACTCAGTTTGGCTGATTACCTCGTCAAAAAATCTGTCTGGATACTCGGCGGCGATGGTTGGGCTTATGATATCGGCTATGGCGGTTTAGATCATGTCATTGCTAGTGGTCGCAACGTCAATATCCTGGTTATGGATACTGAGGTCTACTCTAATACTGGTGGTCAGTCTTCTAAAGCTACTCCTCGCGGTGCGGTCGCTAAATTTGCCGCTGGTGGTAAGCCGTCACCTAAGAAAGACTTGGGTTTGATTGCTATGACCTACGGTAACGTTTATGTCGCTTCTGTGGCTATGGGGGCGCGCGATGAACACACCCTTAAAGTCTTCCTGGAAGCTGAAGCCTACGATGGCCCTTCCTTGATTATTGCCTACAGTCACTGTATCGCCCACGGTATTAATATGACTACGGCTATGAGTCACCAAAAAGCAATTGTCGAAAGTGGTCGTTGGTTGCTTTATCGTTATCATCCTGACCTCAAAGCTGAAGGCAAAAATCCCCTACTTTTGGATTCGCGATCGCCTAAAAAATCCGTCGAACAATCCATGTATGCCGAAAACCGCTTTAAAATGCTCACCAAAACTAAGCCCGTTGATGCTAAACGCTTGCTGAAAGAAGCCCAGAAAGACGTTGACACCCGTTGGCAAATGTATGAGTATCTGGCGGCGCGTCCCTTGGATCAAGAAGGCAATCAGCCCAATACAGACACCTCTGGTGACAAATAG
- the hcp gene encoding hydroxylamine reductase — MFCEQCEQTASGQGCHQWGACGKGPDVNAVQDLLMYCLRGIAPVALKAKELGIDTHAVDVFSCESMFATMTNVNFNRKRFYHYIREAIAQREKLKTQVEQISDRPISWSVAATYQPDWTDSLVAQGEEVSRNFIADSSQDIDIFSLKLTVLYGLKGLASYSFHAQELGQEDDRLYSFTHQALAALEEPNLSLEDWVNLAMKVGEMNLLAMELLDAGHTNHYGHPIPTVVPLNAKAGKAILVSGHDIKQLEAILQQTANTGINVYTHGELLPAHGYPVLKQKYPHLYGHYGTAWQNQTKDFAKFPGAIVITTNCLMPPHEHYEDKLFTLGPVGYPDINYLEDRANLTPDFSAVIHKALSLPGFAEDEPPRQVKTGFARNAVLNVSDQVIEAVKQGKIRHFFLVGGCDGAKPDRNYYTEFVDQVPSDCVVLTLACGKFRFFDKEMGEIGNIPRLMDVGQCNDAYSAIQIALGLAQAFDIGVNELPLSMILSWYEQKAVAVLLTLLYLGIKDIRLGPTLPAFISPNVFAILSAKYNLQAITTPEADLAACLN, encoded by the coding sequence ATGTTTTGTGAACAATGTGAACAAACTGCCAGCGGTCAAGGTTGCCACCAGTGGGGCGCTTGTGGTAAAGGACCGGATGTAAATGCGGTTCAAGACCTATTAATGTACTGTCTGCGGGGTATTGCGCCTGTGGCTTTGAAGGCTAAGGAATTGGGCATTGATACCCATGCTGTAGATGTGTTTTCCTGTGAGTCGATGTTCGCCACTATGACGAATGTTAACTTTAACCGTAAACGCTTTTACCATTATATTCGTGAGGCGATCGCTCAACGGGAAAAACTCAAAACCCAAGTTGAACAGATTAGCGATCGGCCCATCAGTTGGTCTGTAGCTGCTACCTATCAACCAGACTGGACTGATAGTTTAGTAGCCCAGGGGGAGGAAGTTTCCCGTAACTTTATTGCTGACTCTAGTCAAGACATCGATATCTTCTCCCTCAAACTTACCGTCCTCTACGGTCTGAAGGGCTTGGCTTCCTACAGTTTCCACGCCCAGGAACTTGGTCAGGAAGACGATCGCCTTTATAGTTTCACACACCAAGCCCTCGCCGCCTTGGAAGAACCTAACCTCAGTTTAGAAGATTGGGTTAATCTAGCCATGAAAGTCGGGGAAATGAACCTGTTGGCTATGGAACTTCTCGACGCGGGACACACTAACCATTATGGTCATCCTATCCCCACCGTTGTTCCTCTGAATGCGAAAGCCGGAAAAGCCATTTTGGTATCTGGTCACGACATTAAACAACTCGAAGCCATCCTCCAACAAACAGCCAATACTGGTATTAATGTTTACACCCACGGGGAGTTACTACCCGCCCATGGCTACCCAGTCCTTAAACAAAAATATCCCCACCTCTACGGTCACTATGGCACAGCTTGGCAAAATCAAACCAAGGATTTCGCTAAGTTCCCCGGTGCTATAGTCATCACCACTAACTGTTTGATGCCTCCCCACGAACACTATGAGGATAAATTATTTACCCTCGGTCCGGTGGGATATCCTGACATCAACTATCTCGAAGATAGGGCAAATCTTACCCCAGATTTTAGCGCTGTTATCCACAAAGCCCTCTCTTTACCTGGCTTTGCAGAAGATGAACCACCCCGTCAGGTGAAAACTGGCTTCGCCCGTAATGCGGTATTAAATGTTAGCGACCAGGTGATTGAGGCGGTTAAACAAGGCAAAATTCGCCATTTCTTCCTAGTGGGAGGTTGTGACGGCGCTAAACCCGATCGCAATTATTATACAGAGTTTGTCGATCAGGTTCCGTCCGATTGTGTGGTGTTAACTCTCGCCTGTGGAAAATTCCGCTTTTTTGATAAGGAAATGGGGGAAATTGGTAACATTCCTCGGCTGATGGATGTCGGACAGTGCAATGATGCCTATTCCGCTATTCAAATCGCCCTAGGACTCGCCCAAGCCTTTGATATCGGAGTTAATGAACTCCCCCTATCTATGATTTTGTCTTGGTATGAACAGAAGGCTGTGGCGGTTCTCCTGACACTATTATATTTGGGTATCAAAGATATCCGTTTAGGTCCGACTTTACCAGCTTTCATTTCCCCTAATGTCTTCGCTATCCTCTCGGCTAAATACAACCTACAGGCTATTACCACTCCCGAAGCTGATTTAGCCGCCTGTTTGAATTAG
- a CDS encoding dihydroorotate dehydrogenase-like protein: protein MDLSTTYLGLNLRTPIVPSAAAPLSEDVDNIRRMEDAGASAVVLHSLFEEQLLREKFELNHHLEYGTNSFAEALTYFPEPEEYHVGPELYLEHIRQAKELVDIPIIASLNGFSSGGWVEYSKLMQEAGADAIELNIYYVPTDFDMSGAEVEENYITTLREVKAEVTIPVAMKLSPFFSNMANMAKRLDEAGVDGLALFNRFIQPDINPEELEIEVSSVLSSPHDMRLPMRWIAILYGRINADLACTSGVARGHDAIKMLMAGAKVTHVCSALLRHGIGYIQVMENEMKHWMEEHEYDSVQQMQGSMSQRHCDDESAYERAQYMKAITSYVPEHSLF from the coding sequence ATGGATTTGAGTACGACCTATTTGGGATTGAATTTGAGGACTCCTATTGTCCCTTCCGCCGCCGCCCCTTTATCGGAAGATGTCGATAATATTCGGCGTATGGAAGATGCGGGCGCATCAGCAGTCGTTTTACACTCCCTATTTGAAGAACAGTTACTGCGAGAAAAATTTGAACTTAATCACCATTTGGAATATGGAACCAATAGCTTTGCTGAGGCTTTAACCTATTTTCCTGAACCAGAAGAATATCACGTCGGACCGGAACTTTATCTTGAGCATATTCGCCAAGCTAAGGAGTTGGTTGATATTCCCATTATTGCCAGTTTAAATGGTTTCTCCTCCGGTGGTTGGGTGGAATATTCCAAACTCATGCAGGAAGCTGGTGCAGATGCGATCGAATTGAATATTTATTATGTTCCCACCGATTTTGATATGAGTGGGGCTGAGGTCGAGGAAAACTATATCACTACTCTCCGGGAAGTTAAAGCCGAGGTTACTATTCCTGTGGCTATGAAACTTAGCCCCTTCTTTAGTAATATGGCCAATATGGCGAAACGTTTAGATGAAGCTGGAGTCGATGGACTCGCTTTATTTAACCGCTTCATACAGCCAGATATTAACCCAGAAGAACTAGAAATTGAGGTTAGTTCCGTTTTGAGTTCTCCCCACGATATGCGCCTACCTATGCGCTGGATTGCTATTTTGTATGGTCGGATTAATGCCGATTTAGCCTGCACTAGCGGTGTCGCGCGCGGTCACGATGCTATTAAAATGTTGATGGCGGGGGCTAAGGTAACTCATGTTTGTTCCGCTTTATTGCGCCATGGTATTGGTTACATCCAAGTGATGGAAAATGAGATGAAACACTGGATGGAAGAACACGAGTATGACTCTGTTCAACAGATGCAGGGTTCTATGTCTCAGCGCCATTGTGATGATGAGTCAGCCTATGAACGCGCCCAATACATGAAAGCGATTACTTCCTACGTCCCAGAACATAGTTTATTCTAG
- a CDS encoding NuoF family protein produces MELTELVELAEKERNNQKSIRIHCCTSTGCQASESLEVKKAMEDALKGSGLEADVQIVGVGCMGFCGRGPMVEVEPNGIHYEKVTPEDAPSIIEALQGGEAKPVQGDPDHPFFSRQLKIVREFSGKIDPEKIGEYIAVGGYRALHHAIYDLTPEEVVTEITKSGLRGRGGAGYPTGLKWATVAKMPPGQKYVICNADEGDPGAFMDRSVLESDPHRILEGMAIAGYAVGATQGYIYVRAEYPLAITRLQKAIQQAKRQSMLGSRIFGSSIDFNIDIRVGAGAFVCGEETALIASIGGGRGNPRPRPPYPAVSGLWDCPTLINNVETLGNIAPIIRNGADWYNQIGTEKSKGTKIFSLTGKIRNNGLIEVPMGITLREIVEEMGGGIPGGLQVKAVQTGGPSGGCIPADFLDTPVDYESLTRLGSMMGSGGMVVMDENTSMVQVAQFYMEFCRGETCGKCIPCRVGTVQMYQLLTKLLNKQATSADLEKLKQLCDMVKATSLCGLGMTAPNPVTSTLQYFESEYLELLQTANGKVAVH; encoded by the coding sequence ATGGAATTGACCGAATTAGTCGAACTAGCCGAAAAGGAACGCAACAATCAAAAAAGTATCCGTATCCACTGCTGCACATCTACAGGCTGTCAAGCCTCTGAGTCCCTAGAAGTCAAAAAAGCCATGGAAGATGCCCTGAAGGGGTCAGGACTTGAGGCTGACGTGCAAATAGTCGGTGTGGGGTGTATGGGGTTTTGCGGACGCGGCCCAATGGTGGAAGTCGAACCTAACGGCATTCATTATGAAAAAGTCACCCCCGAAGATGCGCCATCTATTATCGAAGCGCTGCAAGGCGGGGAAGCCAAACCGGTTCAAGGAGATCCTGATCATCCCTTCTTTAGTCGCCAATTAAAAATCGTTCGGGAATTTAGCGGCAAAATTGACCCGGAAAAAATCGGGGAATATATTGCGGTGGGAGGCTACAGAGCCTTACATCATGCAATTTATGACCTGACTCCAGAAGAAGTAGTGACAGAAATTACTAAATCTGGATTACGGGGACGGGGAGGCGCTGGCTATCCCACGGGTCTAAAGTGGGCGACTGTGGCTAAAATGCCCCCAGGACAAAAATATGTGATCTGTAACGCTGACGAGGGCGACCCTGGGGCGTTTATGGATCGTAGTGTTTTAGAAAGTGACCCTCACCGTATCCTAGAAGGAATGGCGATCGCTGGATATGCAGTCGGTGCGACCCAAGGCTATATATACGTTCGCGCAGAATATCCCCTGGCGATCACTAGGCTACAGAAAGCCATTCAACAGGCTAAACGTCAGAGTATGTTAGGTAGCCGCATCTTTGGTTCCTCCATAGACTTCAACATTGATATTCGGGTTGGTGCGGGTGCTTTTGTTTGTGGCGAAGAAACCGCCCTGATAGCTTCTATTGGTGGCGGTCGCGGCAACCCCCGTCCTCGTCCACCCTATCCCGCCGTTTCCGGGTTGTGGGACTGCCCAACCCTGATTAATAACGTGGAAACCCTGGGTAATATAGCCCCCATTATCCGCAACGGGGCGGACTGGTACAATCAAATTGGTACCGAGAAAAGCAAGGGTACTAAAATCTTCTCCCTGACGGGTAAAATCCGCAATAACGGCCTGATTGAAGTGCCGATGGGTATTACCCTACGCGAAATTGTCGAAGAGATGGGCGGCGGTATTCCTGGCGGTCTGCAAGTTAAAGCCGTGCAAACAGGGGGTCCCTCTGGCGGTTGTATCCCGGCTGATTTTCTTGATACCCCGGTAGATTATGAATCTCTCACCAGATTGGGATCTATGATGGGATCTGGGGGCATGGTGGTGATGGATGAAAACACTAGCATGGTGCAGGTGGCTCAATTCTATATGGAATTTTGCCGGGGTGAAACCTGTGGTAAGTGTATCCCCTGCCGTGTGGGTACTGTGCAAATGTACCAGTTGCTTACTAAGTTACTCAATAAACAGGCTACCTCCGCTGATTTGGAAAAACTGAAACAGTTATGCGACATGGTGAAGGCTACCAGTTTATGTGGCTTGGGAATGACAGCCCCTAACCCGGTTACCAGTACCTTGCAGTATTTCGAGAGCGAGTATTTGGAGTTGCTTCAAACTGCTAACGGTAAGGTGGCGGTTCACTAA
- a CDS encoding HypC/HybG/HupF family hydrogenase formation chaperone yields MCLAVPGKLVSISGDDPLLKKGRVSFGGVIKEVSLAYVPEAQVGDYVLVHVGFALSRVEPEDALQTLADLQQMVKLG; encoded by the coding sequence ATGTGTCTAGCAGTTCCGGGAAAACTCGTGAGTATATCGGGAGATGATCCTTTACTAAAAAAAGGGCGCGTCAGCTTTGGCGGGGTAATTAAAGAGGTGAGTCTGGCTTATGTTCCTGAAGCGCAAGTGGGTGATTATGTTTTGGTTCATGTGGGTTTTGCTCTGAGTCGGGTAGAACCAGAGGACGCTTTACAAACCTTAGCAGATTTACAACAGATGGTCAAATTGGGTTAA
- a CDS encoding AAA-like domain-containing protein produces the protein MIIYQIALAQLLCLGMNVPEALKLIEEKFLRRSLSPIERLILSESWMGKTYSEISQKSAYANDYVKEVGGRLWQELSEALGTKVSKKNIKLVLKSRHQIPLTSPPVQKSGTLAGNSLNPNDGNNIEIPGSPISINSPFYIERPPIEEMGYNELQQPGCVVRIKAPRKMGKSSLLNRMLTQAVSWGYGTVYLNFLEVDAETFNSLEQLVRWFCANATKQLKLPAKLDEYWDIDLGTKVSCRLYFEEYLFITKDTPIVIAMNEVNRLFEYPVIASDFLPMLRSWHELSKHNKLWENLRLIVVHSTEVYVPLQLHQSPFNVGLVLKIPQFTPEQVQDLALRYELSWAAGESGLKRLEGLISMVGGHPYLVQLAFYTISKSGISLENLIKNARKPDGIYSAYLRDLLVTIQQDSDLHIALNKVLKSDNGVPLEAITAYKLESLGLVNFEDNLAQIGCDLYRLYFLEQL, from the coding sequence GTGATTATATATCAAATTGCCCTTGCTCAATTATTATGCCTTGGCATGAATGTCCCTGAAGCCTTAAAACTGATAGAAGAAAAATTCCTGCGGCGATCGCTTTCCCCTATTGAGCGTTTAATTTTATCTGAATCATGGATGGGTAAGACCTACAGTGAAATTTCCCAGAAATCTGCATACGCTAATGATTATGTTAAAGAAGTGGGTGGACGATTATGGCAGGAACTCTCCGAGGCCCTGGGGACCAAAGTTAGCAAAAAAAATATAAAACTTGTCCTCAAATCTCGGCACCAGATCCCATTAACTTCCCCCCCTGTTCAGAAATCAGGAACTTTGGCAGGTAATTCATTGAATCCTAATGATGGCAATAATATAGAAATACCTGGGAGTCCAATTTCCATAAACTCTCCCTTTTATATAGAACGTCCACCCATTGAAGAAATGGGCTATAATGAACTGCAACAACCGGGGTGTGTCGTGAGGATTAAAGCACCTCGGAAGATGGGTAAAAGTTCCCTACTTAATAGGATGTTAACCCAAGCAGTTTCTTGGGGATATGGAACTGTTTATCTGAATTTTCTGGAAGTAGACGCTGAGACTTTTAATTCCCTAGAACAATTGGTCAGATGGTTTTGTGCTAATGCGACTAAGCAGTTAAAGCTACCAGCGAAACTCGATGAATATTGGGATATAGATTTAGGGACTAAAGTTTCCTGTCGGCTGTATTTTGAGGAATATCTATTCATCACTAAAGACACCCCCATTGTGATTGCTATGAATGAGGTTAACCGCCTCTTTGAGTATCCGGTTATTGCTAGTGATTTTTTGCCCATGTTGCGATCGTGGCACGAACTCTCTAAACATAATAAACTCTGGGAAAATTTGCGCTTGATTGTAGTTCACAGCACCGAAGTTTATGTACCTTTACAGTTACATCAATCCCCTTTTAATGTCGGTTTGGTGTTAAAAATACCCCAATTTACACCGGAACAAGTGCAAGATCTGGCTTTGAGATATGAATTAAGTTGGGCGGCGGGAGAGAGTGGACTTAAACGCCTAGAAGGTTTAATCTCAATGGTCGGTGGACATCCTTATCTAGTACAACTGGCTTTTTATACTATTAGTAAATCAGGGATTTCTCTGGAAAATTTAATCAAAAATGCCCGCAAGCCTGATGGAATTTATAGCGCCTATTTGCGGGATTTATTAGTAACAATTCAACAAGATTCCGACCTGCATATTGCTTTAAATAAAGTCCTCAAGTCTGATAATGGTGTGCCTTTGGAGGCGATTACTGCTTATAAATTAGAAAGTCTAGGATTAGTTAACTTTGAGGATAACCTAGCACAAATTGGCTGTGATTTATATCGGCTATATTTTTTGGAACAGTTATAA